The DNA region TCTTGTTTCAGCACAGTGCAATCTCTAAAATAAGTACGAATAGTAAATAATGCTGTTTGATACTGTGGTAGTCCCCAAATAACTTGTCGTTCAATTCGCAAATACAGCCTGGGATGCTGAGGATCAAAGTTTCTACCTTGCCACTGATTAACTAATACACTAGGTGGTGGTTCAGGATGATGATTTAGGCGCATATCGGTACTCAAACCCCAAGCAAAGCGCACCATTGGTTGACGGTTAATCATAGTATGCACGATCGCATCTGCACGGCGATTAATTTTTTCCATCCCCGCCACAGGTAAATGTATGGTGGCAAAATCTTGACCAATTTTTTCTTCTGCTGACCAATGGTTGGGGTAACACAAGTGAACTGCACTCAGCCAATTACCACCATCATGACCACAGCAAATAACTGTAAAATCTTCTTGTACTTGGGCGGCTAAAGCATCCAGGCTAGAAGCGTAAGCTGGAACCTGTGAACTACCTTCAACTTTTTGTAACTGCCAGTCTGCATCTAAATAAAGTATTTCTTGGGTGAGTTGGCTATAAAATTTCCAGGTATTGGCGGTTAATTGTTCGTAGCTAAAGTATTGGGGATGTTCTTGGGTGAGGCGGTCAATTATTAAACGAGCGATCGCACCTGCCACAGCCTTAGAATAATTATGAGTCTGGTAATATTTACTCAACCGTTCTCCACGGGCTAACAGTTTAGCCTGGCGGTAATCAGTAAAATTATTATCAATTTGAAATACTTGCTTATCAGCTTGACCATTACCAAAACAGGAACCAAGCAACATCATTCCTGGCTTGACTTCATAGCGTCCATTCATTAGGGGGAAGTAGCAAGCCGGACTATTTACAGCTACGACTTTCTGCATTTCCACAAGCCACTTATTTCAAAAAGTGCTATTTATTCTTGATGGTTACATAAAATCAGGGTAAATACTAAAAAGCGTCTGGGAGTGTTGCCGTGTTTCCACCCCAGACGCTCTTTAATTTCAACTTGCTCCTCACACAACTAGAGAATAACACTACCCTTAAATAAGGGCAAGTGTTATGAGTGACACTTTTATAACTGCACTATCGAGATTGAATTAGCACCCAAGATTTTTAGTTGTGTTTGGGTGTGGGGGTGTAAGGTTTTTAGATACATACACCCCTTCACCTTCTCCCCAACCCTTGATTTTTTGTTTTTATGCGTCAGTCCCAATTAATGTAAAAAGTGCCGTACTCCTGTCAAAACCATTACTAAA from Aulosira sp. FACHB-615 includes:
- a CDS encoding DUF3445 domain-containing protein, which encodes MQKVVAVNSPACYFPLMNGRYEVKPGMMLLGSCFGNGQADKQVFQIDNNFTDYRQAKLLARGERLSKYYQTHNYSKAVAGAIARLIIDRLTQEHPQYFSYEQLTANTWKFYSQLTQEILYLDADWQLQKVEGSSQVPAYASSLDALAAQVQEDFTVICCGHDGGNWLSAVHLCYPNHWSAEEKIGQDFATIHLPVAGMEKINRRADAIVHTMINRQPMVRFAWGLSTDMRLNHHPEPPPSVLVNQWQGRNFDPQHPRLYLRIERQVIWGLPQYQTALFTIRTYFRDCTVLKQDLPLRGKLCAAIESMSSDSLVYKDLVDSKASILRWLNQD